In Clostridium sporogenes, one genomic interval encodes:
- the hypF gene encoding carbamoyltransferase HypF, which produces MYLNSKENLNNKKRYLIKIEGIVQGVGFRPFVYNKAKEFHLKGYVKNKGSMVEIDLEGHKENIKNFLLEVVKNPPIMSKIESLKCKYLKPINYRDFIIKESSSEKNAANFISPDIALCQNCIKELNLSTNKRYEYAFINCTDCGPRYSIIKSLPYDRENTTMKKFIMCDSCRKEYYMPNNRRFHAEPNCCSLCGPSLILLNNKKQVICTNKEKEYINNSDYNEKKIHNNYINLANLSYKRHPIYTAVELMKKGYIIAVKGIGGFHLVCNGKDKKAIENLRIRKKRPHKPLAIMCRDLKIVKELCYVSKSEEQILKGNKKPILILKKKTTNILPDDIAPLNKYLGVMLPYSPLHYLLFKEGLDVIITTSGNISGRPMEYKNCEAIENLKTVADYFLIHNRDIHTPVDDSVVKVINNKESLIRIGRGYAPYTLNMESKNELLAKGTEEKNTFCLSKKGYVYMSQYLGDLKNLDCYSRHLNTIKHLKALLDINPKIAAEDLHPNFNTNCENKSYNKTIKVQHHHAHMVSCMVEHLLFDRVIAVIFDGTGFGKDNSIWGGEFLVGDRTYFERVGHLKKVKIQGGDKSIKEPWRCALSYLHSINYKNSSIIKNIEEEKIEIVKKALFNNINCYTSSSMGRFFDAVASLVGIRNIISYDGQAPIELENIIDESVSLYYDYSINKIDNVLEIDYKNILLGIITDLEENKDLTTISSKFHNTVINFTCDLVCKIKKSYKLKYKLDKVVLSGGVFQNNYLLKGIYNKLKDNGFKVFFNEKVPINDEGISLGQLAIGDSIIERERRNVHCNTRENYKY; this is translated from the coding sequence ATGTATCTGAATTCTAAAGAGAACCTTAATAATAAAAAGCGGTATTTAATAAAAATAGAAGGTATAGTACAAGGGGTGGGCTTTAGACCTTTTGTATATAATAAAGCAAAAGAGTTTCATTTAAAAGGATATGTGAAAAATAAGGGTAGTATGGTAGAGATAGATTTAGAGGGACATAAAGAAAATATTAAAAATTTCTTATTAGAAGTAGTTAAAAATCCTCCGATTATGTCTAAAATAGAAAGCTTGAAATGTAAATATTTAAAACCTATTAATTATAGGGACTTTATCATCAAAGAAAGTTCTAGTGAAAAAAATGCAGCAAATTTTATAAGTCCAGATATAGCCCTTTGTCAAAACTGTATAAAAGAATTAAATTTAAGTACTAATAAAAGATATGAATATGCCTTTATTAATTGTACAGATTGCGGACCTAGATACTCTATTATAAAATCATTACCCTATGATAGAGAAAATACAACCATGAAAAAATTTATTATGTGTGATAGTTGTAGAAAAGAGTATTATATGCCGAATAATAGAAGATTTCATGCAGAGCCTAATTGTTGTAGTTTATGTGGTCCTTCATTAATATTATTGAATAATAAAAAACAAGTTATATGTACTAATAAAGAAAAAGAATATATAAATAATAGTGATTATAATGAAAAGAAGATTCATAACAATTATATAAATCTAGCTAATTTAAGTTATAAAAGACATCCTATTTATACTGCTGTAGAGCTAATGAAAAAAGGATACATTATAGCTGTAAAAGGTATAGGTGGATTTCATTTAGTTTGTAATGGGAAAGATAAAAAAGCTATAGAAAATTTAAGAATAAGAAAAAAAAGACCTCATAAACCTTTAGCTATAATGTGTAGGGATTTAAAAATCGTAAAAGAATTATGCTATGTATCTAAATCAGAAGAACAGATTTTAAAGGGTAATAAAAAACCTATTTTAATTTTAAAGAAAAAAACTACAAATATATTGCCAGATGACATAGCTCCTTTAAATAAATATCTAGGAGTTATGCTGCCTTATAGCCCGCTCCATTATTTACTATTTAAAGAAGGTTTAGATGTAATAATAACTACTAGTGGTAATATAAGTGGAAGACCTATGGAATATAAAAACTGTGAGGCTATAGAAAATTTAAAAACTGTAGCAGATTATTTTTTAATCCATAATAGAGATATTCATACTCCTGTTGATGATTCTGTAGTAAAAGTTATAAATAATAAAGAAAGTTTAATTAGAATAGGTCGTGGTTATGCTCCTTATACTTTAAATATGGAAAGTAAAAATGAATTATTGGCAAAGGGTACAGAAGAAAAAAACACCTTTTGCCTTTCTAAAAAGGGATATGTGTACATGAGTCAATATCTAGGAGACTTAAAAAATCTAGATTGTTATAGTAGACATTTAAATACTATAAAACATTTAAAGGCTTTGTTAGATATAAATCCTAAAATAGCTGCTGAAGATTTACATCCAAATTTTAATACTAATTGTGAAAATAAAAGCTATAATAAAACCATTAAAGTTCAACATCATCATGCTCATATGGTAAGTTGTATGGTAGAGCACTTATTATTTGATAGGGTTATAGCTGTTATATTTGATGGTACAGGCTTTGGTAAAGATAATAGTATATGGGGAGGAGAATTCTTAGTAGGTGACAGAACCTATTTTGAAAGAGTTGGCCATCTAAAAAAAGTTAAGATACAGGGTGGAGATAAATCCATAAAAGAACCTTGGAGATGTGCTTTAAGTTACTTGCATTCTATAAATTATAAAAATAGTTCTATTATTAAAAACATAGAAGAAGAAAAAATTGAAATAGTAAAAAAAGCTTTATTCAATAATATAAATTGCTATACATCTTCTAGTATGGGAAGATTTTTTGATGCAGTAGCTTCATTAGTAGGTATAAGAAATATCATAAGTTATGATGGTCAAGCTCCTATAGAATTAGAAAATATAATAGATGAATCTGTATCCCTTTATTATGATTATAGCATCAACAAAATAGATAATGTTTTAGAAATAGATTATAAAAATATACTTTTAGGAATAATTACAGATTTAGAAGAAAACAAAGATCTAACTACTATATCCTCAAAATTTCATAATACAGTTATTAATTTTACCTGTGATTTGGTATGTAAAATAAAAAAAAGTTATAAACTTAAATATAAATTAGATAAAGTTGTTTTAAGCGGAGGTGTTTTTCAAAACAATTATTTATTAAAAGGTATATACAACAAATTAAAGGATAATGGATTTAAGGTGTTTTTTAATGAAAAGGTTCCTATAAATGATGAAGGAATAAGCCTTGGTCAATTAGCTATTGGTGACTCTATTATAGAAAGGGAGAGAAGAAATGTGCATTGCAATACCAGGGAAAATTATAAGTATTGA
- a CDS encoding HypC/HybG/HupF family hydrogenase formation chaperone, giving the protein MCIAIPGKIISIDRDYAITNTMGVESEVNIKLIENPCINDYVLIHAGCAIEKIDYEYFSYLEHIIEEALRSNSNGY; this is encoded by the coding sequence ATGTGCATTGCAATACCAGGGAAAATTATAAGTATTGATAGAGATTATGCTATAACAAATACCATGGGTGTAGAAAGTGAAGTAAATATAAAACTTATAGAAAACCCTTGTATAAATGACTATGTTTTAATTCATGCAGGTTGTGCTATAGAAAAAATAGACTATGAGTACTTTTCTTATTTAGAACATATTATAGAAGAAGCTTTAAGGAGTAATTCAAATGGATACTAA